A genome region from Lucilia cuprina isolate Lc7/37 chromosome 3, ASM2204524v1, whole genome shotgun sequence includes the following:
- the LOC111688185 gene encoding zinc finger protein 271-like isoform X1, with product MAHKLKSNNINTATKNKQNYKSSRQNDNNNETITSLEFKQESIDDDEKETDFLVNAENSLDEDEIYGDSNDMLNGHNKDSGNSTTETTYNNRGYTRKVFPIESKCNVCSKNFSQQRDLVKHAQQFHPNDKAFKCRHCPTLFSKIKSLSTHFKRCHANLANTISCEYCYKSFFAQFQLERHRRTHTEYNNDLENNKDNRNSNIVGADDDIYENRKGKIYPIQKKCAICNKTFSHQKMLVQHCQKAHPNEKTFKCLYCPTVFSKLKSVTTHYKRSHSKTTKTIFCEYCNMSFFTKFLLERHLRSHTEQRPFHCNLCDKSYKYKRNLDVHLRTHSNNENSLNNPLDEYGENDEEEEHFLTEEDDYDNVGEEVVDDDSHEKETDFLVNAECSADEDEIYDDSNDLMIEHNKDNSSRTMATKHSTNREYLRKVYPIENKCFVCLKNFSQQKELIRHAEQFHPNDKAFKCRQCPTLFSKLKSLSSHFKRRHAHLAKTISCEFCNKTFFVQFHLERHRRTHSEYNNKLRSSHTEEGDNMLTGDDEYCENDEEDEYYDNNEHSMFAKDEYYENDDGTEEDDNEQEGNSFHNKTQEQHKNNRINQKTHQKNNEIPTEVITIDDDDHAATVMEYDNSNLYNSTYFIIDEFNTDTEQDEEFTAADYSNTDNGNEGYAAGDIVSVSAETDQHECGVCMKLFTCQQAVARHLHRHHPEIEFFKCPYCDDNFYGLDLLAEHIKVMKHIQKPNICKYCLKSFDRRTDLNRHIRIHTDERPYSCNVCDTSFKQVNHLKRHKESMHGILFQPQKFNCKLCTKSFTEADILKRHMSIHENKQNSYPCTMCSKIFKTRYDWQRHEQTHSSRMDLICEYCLKSFDNNETLNRHLKVHKGEFKFLCTICKKTFRRKSHLVNHHKSHRNS from the exons atggcacacaaattaaaatcgaataatattaatacagccactaaaaataaacaaaattataagagTAGTAGACAGAATGATAACAATAACGAAACTATAACGTCTTTAGAATTTAAGCAAGAATCAATAGACGATGATGAAAAAGAGACAGACTTTCTGGTTAATGCTGAGAATTCCCTGGATGAAGACGAAATTTATGGGGATAGTAATGACATGTTGAATGGGCATAACAAAGATAGTGGAAATAGTACTACGGAAACAACTTATAACAACAGAGGTTATACACGTAaagtatttccaatagaaaGTAAATGTAACGTTTGTTCTAAG AATTTTTCACAACAAAGGGATTTGGTGAAGCATGCTCAACAATTTCATCCGAATGATAAAGCCTTTAAATGTCGCCACTGTCCAACATTATTCTCAAAAATAAAATCTCTATCTACCCATTTTAAAAGATGTCATGCCAATTTAGCCAATACTATTTCTTGTGAGTATTGTTATAAGTCATTTTTTGCCCAGTTTCAATTGGAACGTCACCGAAGAACACATACTGAATATAATAATgatttggaaaataataaagataataGAAATAGTAATATTGTGGGAGCAGATGATGATATTTATGAAAATCGTAAGGGAAAAATTTATCCCATACAAAAGAAATGTGCTATTTGTAATAAG ACATTTTCTCATCAAAAAATGCTAGTGCAGCATTGCCAAAAAGCTCATCCCAATGAAAAAACGTTTAAGTGTCTGTATTGTCCCACGGTCTTTTCAAAACTTAAGTCGGTGACAACGCATTACAAAAGAAGTCATTCCAAAACAACAAagaccattttttgtgagtatTGTAATATGTCATTTTTCACCAAGTTCCTTTTGGAGCGGCACTTGCGCTCCCATACCGAGCAACGACCATTTCATTGTAATCTGTGTGATAaatcatacaaatataaaaggaATTTGGATGTACACCTAAGAACTCACTCGAATAATGAGAATTCTTTAAATAATCCTTTAGATGAGTATGGTGAGAATGACGAAGAAGAAGAACATTTTTTAACTGAGGAAGATGATTATGATAATGTTGGGGAAGAAGTAGTAGATGATGATTCTCATGAAAAAGAGACAGACTTTCTAGTTAATGCTGAGTGTTCCGCGGATGAAGATGAAATTTATGACGATAGTAATGACTTGATGATTGAGCATAACAAAGATAATAGTAGTAGAACTATGGCAACAAAACATTCTACCAACAGAGAATATTTGCGTAAAGTTTATCCCatagaaaataaatgttttgtttgccTCAAG AATTTTTCACAACAAAAGGAGCTTATTCGACATGCCGAACAATTTCATCCTAATGATAAAGCCTTTAAATGTCGCCAGTGCCCCACATTATTCTCTAAATTAAAATCTCTATCTTCACATTTTAAAAGACGTCATGCCCACTTAGCCAAGACCATATCTTGTGAATTTTGTAACAAGACCTTTTTTGTCCAGTTTCACTTGGAACGTCATCGAAGAACGCATAGTGAATATAATAATAAGTTGAGGTCTTCGCATACTGAAGAAGGAGATAATATGTTAACAGGCGATGATGAGTACTGTGAGAATGATGAAGAAGATGAGTATTATGATAATAATGAACATAGTATGTTTGCAAAGGATGAGTATTACGAAAACGATGATGGGACTGAGGAAGATGATAATGAGCAGGAAGGCaacagttttcataataaaacacaaGAACAGCATAAAAATAACAGAATCAATCAAAAAACTCAtcagaaaaataatgaaattcctACGGAGGTTATTACTATCGATGATGACGATCATGCTGCCACAGTAATGGAGTATGATAACAGCAACCTTTACAATAGTACATATTTCATTATAGATGAGTTTAATACCGATACAGAACAAGATGAAGAATTTACAGCAGCAGATTATTCTAATACAGATAATGGCAACGAAGGCTATGCAGCTGGGGATATAGTTTCAGTTTCAGCCGAGACTGATCAACATGAGTGTGGAGTTTGTATGAAATTATTTACATGTCAGCAAGCTGTAGCCAGACATTTACATCGTCATCATCCtgaaattgaatttttcaaatGTCCCTACTGTGACGACAACTTTTATGGCTTAGACTTATTAGCTGAGCATATCAAAGTAATGAAACATATACAAAAACCAAATATCTGCAAATATTGTCTCAAATCTTTTGATCGCAGAACCGATTTGAATCGTCACATACGTATACACACTGATGAGCGCCCGTATTCTTGCAATGTATGTGATACGTCCTTTAAACAAGTGAATCATTTGAAACGTCACAAAGAATCAATGCACGGCATTTTATTTCAaccacaaaaatttaattgtaaacttTGTACGAAAAGTTTTACTGAAGCCGACATACTCAAACGTCATATGAGTATTCATGAAAACAAGCAAAATTCTTATCCTTGTACCATGTGcagtaaaatattcaaaactcGTTACGATTGGCAGAGACATGAACAAACACATAGTTCAAGGATGGATTTAATATGTGAATATTGTTTGAAATCTTTTGATAACAACGAAACACTCAATCGGCACCTGAAGGTACATAAGGgcgaatttaagtttttatgtactatttgtaaaaaaactttcCGAAGAAAAAGTCATTTAGTTAATCATCATAAGAGCCACAGAAATTCTTAA
- the LOC111688185 gene encoding zinc finger protein 84-like isoform X2, with protein MAHKLKSNNINTATKNKQNYKSSRQNDNNNETITSLEFKQESIDDDEKETDFLVNAENSLDEDEIYGDSNDMLNGHNKDSGNSTTETTYNNRGYTRKVFPIESKCNVCSKNFSQQRDLVKHAQQFHPNDKAFKCRHCPTLFSKIKSLSTHFKRCHANLANTISCEYCYKSFFAQFQLERHRRTHTEYNNDLENNKDNRNSNIVGADDDIYENRKGKIYPIQKKCAICNKTFSHQKMLVQHCQKAHPNEKTFKCLYCPTVFSKLKSVTTHYKRSHSKTTKTIFYEYGENDEEEEHFLTEEDDYDNVGEEVVDDDSHEKETDFLVNAECSADEDEIYDDSNDLMIEHNKDNSSRTMATKHSTNREYLRKVYPIENKCFVCLKNFSQQKELIRHAEQFHPNDKAFKCRQCPTLFSKLKSLSSHFKRRHAHLAKTISCEFCNKTFFVQFHLERHRRTHSEYNNKLRSSHTEEGDNMLTGDDEYCENDEEDEYYDNNEHSMFAKDEYYENDDGTEEDDNEQEGNSFHNKTQEQHKNNRINQKTHQKNNEIPTEVITIDDDDHAATVMEYDNSNLYNSTYFIIDEFNTDTEQDEEFTAADYSNTDNGNEGYAAGDIVSVSAETDQHECGVCMKLFTCQQAVARHLHRHHPEIEFFKCPYCDDNFYGLDLLAEHIKVMKHIQKPNICKYCLKSFDRRTDLNRHIRIHTDERPYSCNVCDTSFKQVNHLKRHKESMHGILFQPQKFNCKLCTKSFTEADILKRHMSIHENKQNSYPCTMCSKIFKTRYDWQRHEQTHSSRMDLICEYCLKSFDNNETLNRHLKVHKGEFKFLCTICKKTFRRKSHLVNHHKSHRNS; from the exons atggcacacaaattaaaatcgaataatattaatacagccactaaaaataaacaaaattataagagTAGTAGACAGAATGATAACAATAACGAAACTATAACGTCTTTAGAATTTAAGCAAGAATCAATAGACGATGATGAAAAAGAGACAGACTTTCTGGTTAATGCTGAGAATTCCCTGGATGAAGACGAAATTTATGGGGATAGTAATGACATGTTGAATGGGCATAACAAAGATAGTGGAAATAGTACTACGGAAACAACTTATAACAACAGAGGTTATACACGTAaagtatttccaatagaaaGTAAATGTAACGTTTGTTCTAAG AATTTTTCACAACAAAGGGATTTGGTGAAGCATGCTCAACAATTTCATCCGAATGATAAAGCCTTTAAATGTCGCCACTGTCCAACATTATTCTCAAAAATAAAATCTCTATCTACCCATTTTAAAAGATGTCATGCCAATTTAGCCAATACTATTTCTTGTGAGTATTGTTATAAGTCATTTTTTGCCCAGTTTCAATTGGAACGTCACCGAAGAACACATACTGAATATAATAATgatttggaaaataataaagataataGAAATAGTAATATTGTGGGAGCAGATGATGATATTTATGAAAATCGTAAGGGAAAAATTTATCCCATACAAAAGAAATGTGCTATTTGTAATAAG ACATTTTCTCATCAAAAAATGCTAGTGCAGCATTGCCAAAAAGCTCATCCCAATGAAAAAACGTTTAAGTGTCTGTATTGTCCCACGGTCTTTTCAAAACTTAAGTCGGTGACAACGCATTACAAAAGAAGTCATTCCAAAACAACAAagaccatttttt ATGAGTATGGTGAGAATGACGAAGAAGAAGAACATTTTTTAACTGAGGAAGATGATTATGATAATGTTGGGGAAGAAGTAGTAGATGATGATTCTCATGAAAAAGAGACAGACTTTCTAGTTAATGCTGAGTGTTCCGCGGATGAAGATGAAATTTATGACGATAGTAATGACTTGATGATTGAGCATAACAAAGATAATAGTAGTAGAACTATGGCAACAAAACATTCTACCAACAGAGAATATTTGCGTAAAGTTTATCCCatagaaaataaatgttttgtttgccTCAAG AATTTTTCACAACAAAAGGAGCTTATTCGACATGCCGAACAATTTCATCCTAATGATAAAGCCTTTAAATGTCGCCAGTGCCCCACATTATTCTCTAAATTAAAATCTCTATCTTCACATTTTAAAAGACGTCATGCCCACTTAGCCAAGACCATATCTTGTGAATTTTGTAACAAGACCTTTTTTGTCCAGTTTCACTTGGAACGTCATCGAAGAACGCATAGTGAATATAATAATAAGTTGAGGTCTTCGCATACTGAAGAAGGAGATAATATGTTAACAGGCGATGATGAGTACTGTGAGAATGATGAAGAAGATGAGTATTATGATAATAATGAACATAGTATGTTTGCAAAGGATGAGTATTACGAAAACGATGATGGGACTGAGGAAGATGATAATGAGCAGGAAGGCaacagttttcataataaaacacaaGAACAGCATAAAAATAACAGAATCAATCAAAAAACTCAtcagaaaaataatgaaattcctACGGAGGTTATTACTATCGATGATGACGATCATGCTGCCACAGTAATGGAGTATGATAACAGCAACCTTTACAATAGTACATATTTCATTATAGATGAGTTTAATACCGATACAGAACAAGATGAAGAATTTACAGCAGCAGATTATTCTAATACAGATAATGGCAACGAAGGCTATGCAGCTGGGGATATAGTTTCAGTTTCAGCCGAGACTGATCAACATGAGTGTGGAGTTTGTATGAAATTATTTACATGTCAGCAAGCTGTAGCCAGACATTTACATCGTCATCATCCtgaaattgaatttttcaaatGTCCCTACTGTGACGACAACTTTTATGGCTTAGACTTATTAGCTGAGCATATCAAAGTAATGAAACATATACAAAAACCAAATATCTGCAAATATTGTCTCAAATCTTTTGATCGCAGAACCGATTTGAATCGTCACATACGTATACACACTGATGAGCGCCCGTATTCTTGCAATGTATGTGATACGTCCTTTAAACAAGTGAATCATTTGAAACGTCACAAAGAATCAATGCACGGCATTTTATTTCAaccacaaaaatttaattgtaaacttTGTACGAAAAGTTTTACTGAAGCCGACATACTCAAACGTCATATGAGTATTCATGAAAACAAGCAAAATTCTTATCCTTGTACCATGTGcagtaaaatattcaaaactcGTTACGATTGGCAGAGACATGAACAAACACATAGTTCAAGGATGGATTTAATATGTGAATATTGTTTGAAATCTTTTGATAACAACGAAACACTCAATCGGCACCTGAAGGTACATAAGGgcgaatttaagtttttatgtactatttgtaaaaaaactttcCGAAGAAAAAGTCATTTAGTTAATCATCATAAGAGCCACAGAAATTCTTAA
- the LOC111688184 gene encoding zinc finger protein 600-like, with product MNKAMRKITYYENILEFKENTKEDLNLNEINNWQLCRTCLIETKEDDVDLEKMRIMDVMEGSFLSIKEMLVQTTNIKMCTTENLPSKVCKECFSKITALYYFSIQVHKADKILIKLDHKLKGYKDGMSEILTEEVSSYNENELPEDSILLEVEELFDIENVENIATSLEDANTNTLEEESKKDLEKTVDDKDSLDYYEDIAQLEASLSLTDDELGDDFKGEEENLLEKDLLEDPSTSNSEKEEDNVVVAPKIVKSVKKRKISKVPPTSGYRHKQPRVTSPLLNENSCAICQKTFERQQDLVNHVRSLHPNSKAYKCRVCGNLFSHIQSLSRHMNNHKESVVLNECEYCGKPFIRVDDLKRHIRVHTGERPYACSFCDKAFQQSNDLKSHEEKHYLTKIFECTECKATYTSRNGLYLHKRKNHKQKLSTEKELRYACNLCEMSFEHYLDLKNHQKKHFLSEIIKCDQCENTYISRNGLSLHKKKYHKTHDDQTQKENEKEMIVELLGLEEVEDEEKESGKEKEEESLRIESEKESIRQDEDDT from the exons ATGAATAAAGCTATGCGCAAAATAacttattatgaaaatatattggaatttaaagaaaacaccaaagaagatttaaatctgaatgaaataaacaattggcaactaTGTCGAACTTGTTTGATAGAAACCAAGGAAGATGATGTAGATTTGGAAAAAATGAGAATTATGGATGTAATGGAAGGAAGTTTTCTTAGCATAAAGGAAATGCTAGTACAGACCACTAATATCAAG ATGTGTACTACAGAAAATCTACCCTCAAAAGTTTGCAAGGAATGTTTTAGTAAAATCACAGcattgtattatttttctatacaagTTCATAAAGCtgataagattttaattaaattggatCATAAACTAAAAGGTTACAAGGATGGAATGTCCGAAATATTAACAGAGGAAGTGAGTAGTTATAATGAAAATGAATTGCCTGAAGATAGTATACTACTCGAAGTCGAAGAACTTTTCGATATAGAAAATGTGGAGAATATTGCAACAAGTTTAGAAGATGCTAATACAAACACATTGGAAGAAGAGTCAAAGAAAGATTTGGAGAAAACTGTCGATGATAAGGATAGCTTAGACTATTACGAGGATATTGCACAACTAGAAGCATCATTATCGTTAACAGATGATGAACTTGGTGATGATTTTAAAGGTGAAGAAGAAAATTTACTGGAAAAAGATCTTTTGGAGGATCCTAGTACTAGTAATAGTGAGAAAGAGGAGGATAATGTGGTTGTAGCACCAAAAATAGTTAAATCCGTTAAGAAGAGAAAAATTAGCAAAGTACCTCCTACGTCAGGTTATAGACACAAACAGCCACGTGTTACAAGTCctcttttaaatgaaaacagttGCGCCATATGCCAAAAg ACTTTTGAACGCCAGCAAGATCTTGTCAATCACGTTCGTTCATTACATCCCAATTCAAAAGCTTATAAATGTCGAGTTTGTGGTAATCTTTTCTCCCACATACAGTCATTATCACGACACATGAACAACCACAAAGAGTCAGTGGTGTTAAATGAGTGTGAATATTGTGGGAAACCCTTTATACGTGTCGATGATTTAAAACGTCACATAAGAGTTCATACCGGCGAGAGACCTTATGCCTGTTCGTTCTGCGACAAAGCATTTCAACAATCGAATGATTTAAAATCGCACGAGGAGAAACACTatctaacaaaaatatttgaatgcaCCGAATGCAAAGCGACCTACACATCTCGTAATGGTTTGTATTtgcataaaagaaaaaatcacaaACAAAAATTGTCTACTGAGAAAGAACTTCGCTATGCTTGCAACTTGTGCGAAATGTCGTTTGAACATTATCTTGATTTGAAAAATCACCAAAAGAAACACTTTCTATCGGAAATAATTAAGTGTGATCAATgcgaaaatacatatatatcacGTAATGGTTTAAGCTTGCATAAGAAAAAGTATCACAAAACACATGACGATCAGACACAAAAGGAGAACGAAAAAGAAATGATTGTTGAATTATTAGGATTAGAAGAGGTTGAGGATGAAGAAAAGGAATCTGGAaaggaaaaagaagaagaaagcTTAAGGATAGAAAGTGAAAAGGAATCCATAAGGCAAGACGAAGATGATACGTAA